The genome window AGCGAGAACAACAGCGAGCTCCTGGACGAGATTCGAGCCGAGCGGGGCTGGACGCAGTCGGAACTGCTGACCGAACTCCGCAACCGCCAGCGGTTCCTCCGCTACCTCCAGTCAGAGGGCATCACCGACTACCGGAAGTTCACGGCGATGGTCAACAAGTACTACGCGGACAAAGCGCAGGTCCTCGAGAACATCGACGACGGCGCGATAGCCTGACATGGCGCTGAACCCGCTCGGTCTGGCACCGCTCGCCGTCGTCGTCGGCATCGTGGGGCTGGTCGGCTACAGCGCGGTCGACGAGCGGTTCGACCGCAACGTCACGCGGCTGTCCCGCCGGGTGTTCGGCCGGTACGTGGGCCAGTCGGCGGCGCGCGAACGCCAGCTCGAAGCCGCCTACGTCGACGAGACCTACCGCGGGTACGCCGCCAGAACGCTCGTCTACGCCTGCCTCGGAGCGGTCGCCGGCGCTATCACCGGCGCGTACGCCGTCGGCGGCCTGCTGCTGGTGCTGCCGGCGCTGGTGGAACTCGCCCAGGGGCTCCCTTCCACGATGGTGACTGCCTTCGGCCTGCGCACGTTCGAACTCGTGTTGACGCCGACCGAGACGCTCTACGTCCTCATCGGCGGCGGCGTGTTCGCGGGCGCGGCGACGGCCGGGCTCACGTACCTCTACCGCTGGGAGCGACTCAAGAACCGGGCGGACGTTCGGAGCCGGAACATCGACGAGGGGATGGCCCGCACCATCGCCTTCATGTACGCGCTCTCCCGCGGCGGCATGTCGTTCCCGGACGTGCTGCGCGTCCTGGCCCGGAACCAGGAAATCTACGGCGACACGGCCAGAGAGGTCGGCGTCGCCGTCAGGGAGATGGACCTGTTCGGCCGGGACATGATAACGGCGCTCGAACACGTCTCCCGGCGGACGCCCAGCGAGCAGTTCAAGACGTTCACCGAGAACCTCTCCAGCGTCCTCCAGAGCGGCCAGTCGCTGGCCCCGTTCCTCCGGGAGCAGTACGAGCGCCACCAGGAGCAGGCCGCCGAGCGCCAGGAAGACCTGCTGGAGCGGCTGGCGACGGTCGCCGAGGCGTACGTCACCGTGTTCGTCGCCGCCGTGCTCTTCCTGATGACGATTCTGCTCGTGTTCGGCCTGACGACGACGGACACGCTCTGGCTGTTGCAGGTGATGGCGTATCTCGTCATCCCGCTGGCCAACGTCGGGTTCATGGTGTATCTGGACATCAAGCTCCAGTCGCTGGGCATCGGGAGCGCCGGCACGACGGACATCCTGGAGCGCTACGAGACGGCGACGCTGGGCAAGCCCAGCCTGGGGACCGGTCGCCTGGGCCTGACCGACGGCGGCGTCGCCCCGGCCGACGAGGCGAACTGGCTCCGGCTCCGGTTCCACGACCGCGTCAAGTCGGTGCGGGACCTACTCAGCGCCCCCGTGCAGTCGCTGGTCTGGAACCCGATGTACGTCCTCTCCCTCGCCGTCCCCGTCGCGGTGGTGCTGTTGCTCGTCCGCGCCCCCGCGGCGTTCCAGACGCCGTCGGCCAACGTCCGCATC of Haloarcula sp. DT43 contains these proteins:
- a CDS encoding type II secretion system F family protein — protein: MALNPLGLAPLAVVVGIVGLVGYSAVDERFDRNVTRLSRRVFGRYVGQSAARERQLEAAYVDETYRGYAARTLVYACLGAVAGAITGAYAVGGLLLVLPALVELAQGLPSTMVTAFGLRTFELVLTPTETLYVLIGGGVFAGAATAGLTYLYRWERLKNRADVRSRNIDEGMARTIAFMYALSRGGMSFPDVLRVLARNQEIYGDTAREVGVAVREMDLFGRDMITALEHVSRRTPSEQFKTFTENLSSVLQSGQSLAPFLREQYERHQEQAAERQEDLLERLATVAEAYVTVFVAAVLFLMTILLVFGLTTTDTLWLLQVMAYLVIPLANVGFMVYLDIKLQSLGIGSAGTTDILERYETATLGKPSLGTGRLGLTDGGVAPADEANWLRLRFHDRVKSVRDLLSAPVQSLVWNPMYVLSLAVPVAVVLLLVRAPAAFQTPSANVRILDDLVIQSVLLVLGPFALVRFVYTRRLSRIEDATPDLLERLASLNEAGMTVVESLRRVRGSDIGVLTEEMHRIWADIRMGANVDDAFVRFGRRVQTTAITRIVTLLTHAMHASGQLGPVFRIAATQSRADLRLKQRRRQQMLTYLVVIYVAFLVFLVIIVAVQEVLVPSLPSSVPTPAGESNRLGVSVDQFARFGRVDKAAYTLVFFHTALIQAVLTGFIGGQLGEGTLKDGAKHAAILLGVAYVAFILLTSPVASMTVTGPAVADDQITVESASLSEGGFIVVRQFEADGRVLGTSEYLPSGTHSDVRITLDRPPSTGQSLVLVAHQDTNGNQELDYPFDSTAGSPDRPYAASTAGENVTVEYTVG